One window of Thalassovita mediterranea genomic DNA carries:
- the ggt gene encoding gamma-glutamyltransferase has protein sequence MKPSTLLCPALALVALAACQPQSETSVPDRPTLEETEQAPAPRIWDKGAMVAAADPRAVEAGLKILREGGTAIDAAIAVHTVLGLVEPQSSGIGGGAFMVYYDYEDDALTVFDGRETAPQAADENLFVVDGEVLDYVTAWQSGRSAGVPGMIALYKAAHEAEGEAEWASLFQPAIDLARDGFEVSPRLAGLLANDRLRGAMRLDEDENASVYFFPEGEPLTVGTVRDNPAYADLLQSVAENGPSAFYEGENAQAIVDVLSQEPLPSTMTLDDISSYEVKLRPAVCGDHETMRICSAPPPSSGAVTQNMIWGLYERMTEGSGPGYSDEKLAAWVDAQRIAYADRDHYVADADYVQVPTSDLIDPRYFDARVGDVYAPDANPQPGDPGEVLGRGSMIGMWGRDLTDETPGTTHISIIDGQGNAVSMTATVESAFGNSRMVNGYLLNNELTDFSRQPTINSLPVANAPAGGKRPRSSMSPTMVFDQDGDLFMVTGSPGGNSIVAYVSKTIVGVLDWGLSAQEAINLPNVIARGPSVGVEIDVERGQDWADALSAAGYPVEERTGENSGLHVIIVRGDGLDGGADPRREGVALTLD, from the coding sequence ATGAAACCTTCCACCTTGCTCTGTCCAGCGCTCGCTCTGGTCGCGCTTGCTGCGTGTCAGCCACAATCTGAAACCAGCGTCCCCGACCGACCGACACTAGAAGAAACAGAGCAAGCGCCTGCGCCCAGGATCTGGGACAAGGGCGCCATGGTGGCGGCGGCAGATCCCCGCGCCGTAGAAGCGGGCCTCAAAATCCTGCGTGAAGGCGGCACCGCGATCGATGCCGCCATCGCCGTTCACACGGTCCTCGGCCTGGTTGAGCCGCAGAGCTCCGGCATCGGCGGCGGGGCCTTCATGGTCTATTACGACTATGAGGACGATGCGCTGACCGTATTCGATGGGCGCGAGACGGCGCCTCAGGCCGCAGACGAAAACCTGTTCGTGGTCGACGGCGAAGTCCTCGACTATGTCACGGCATGGCAATCGGGCCGCTCGGCAGGCGTGCCCGGCATGATCGCGCTCTACAAGGCTGCACATGAGGCAGAAGGCGAAGCCGAATGGGCTTCGCTCTTCCAGCCTGCCATTGATCTTGCCCGCGATGGTTTCGAAGTTTCTCCGCGCCTTGCCGGTCTTCTCGCGAATGACCGTCTTCGCGGTGCCATGCGCCTCGATGAGGACGAAAATGCAAGCGTCTACTTCTTCCCGGAAGGTGAGCCGCTGACTGTCGGCACGGTGCGGGACAATCCTGCCTATGCCGACCTCCTCCAGTCTGTCGCCGAAAACGGACCGTCCGCCTTCTACGAAGGCGAGAATGCGCAGGCCATTGTCGATGTGCTCTCGCAGGAACCGCTGCCCAGCACGATGACGCTAGATGATATCTCCTCCTACGAAGTGAAGCTGCGCCCGGCCGTATGCGGCGACCATGAAACAATGCGCATCTGCTCTGCGCCGCCGCCAAGCTCCGGCGCGGTCACCCAGAACATGATCTGGGGTCTTTACGAGCGCATGACCGAGGGCAGCGGCCCCGGCTATAGCGATGAGAAGCTCGCTGCATGGGTCGATGCCCAGCGCATCGCCTATGCTGACCGCGATCATTATGTCGCCGATGCCGACTACGTTCAGGTGCCGACCTCTGACCTGATCGATCCGCGCTATTTCGACGCGCGCGTCGGCGATGTCTATGCGCCAGACGCAAACCCGCAGCCCGGTGACCCGGGTGAGGTTCTCGGCCGCGGTTCGATGATCGGCATGTGGGGCAGGGACCTCACCGATGAAACGCCAGGCACGACCCACATTTCCATCATTGATGGTCAGGGCAACGCCGTCTCCATGACGGCGACGGTCGAGTCCGCCTTCGGCAATTCGCGCATGGTGAACGGCTATCTGCTCAACAATGAGCTGACCGACTTCTCGCGCCAGCCGACGATCAACAGCCTGCCAGTGGCCAATGCACCGGCGGGTGGGAAACGCCCGCGCTCGTCCATGTCCCCGACCATGGTGTTCGATCAGGACGGCGACCTCTTCATGGTCACTGGGTCTCCGGGCGGCAATTCCATCGTGGCCTATGTCTCCAAGACGATTGTCGGCGTGCTCGACTGGGGTCTCTCCGCGCAGGAAGCAATCAATCTTCCGAACGTGATCGCCCGCGGCCCATCTGTCGGCGTCGAGATTGATGTGGAGCGCGGTCAGGACTGGGCCGATGCGCTGTCGGCTGCAGGTTACCCTGTTGAAGAGCGGACTGGCGAGAATTCAGGTCTTCACGTCATTATCGTGCGCGGCGACGGGCTTGATGGCGGGGCAGACCCCCGCCGCGAAGGCGTCGCCCTGACGCTCGACTAG
- a CDS encoding FAD-dependent oxidoreductase yields the protein MSDDATAKQNARAPIPGEQSPDKVNTEPAPHSVGAAPHRNLKADLVVIGAGSGGLSAAAGAAMLGLKVVLFEKGEMGGDCLNSGCVPSKALISAAKYAASAREGVDYGIVTGTPVTDWQKVQAHIRSAIDTIAPVDSQERFEGLGVTVIREHAKFSDPQTINSPSATVKARRIVIATGSRAFIPPVPGLATVNYLTNETIFDIDKLPLHLIILGGGPIGMEMAQAFRRLGSEVTVVEMGRVLASSDEDHARVAADTLRDEGVTLLEGYEAASVSESDGTIVLEAEGPDGKKIVRGSHLLVAAGRQPVLDGLDLEVGDVEYDKRGIKVSQKLRSISNKRVWALGDVAGMGQFTHLAGWHASVLVRRAFFKQGSRADSLPLPAVTYTSPEVAQVGLTEATARKQFGDKVETSVFAFEENDRAIAEGKTKGECKLVIHKGKLVGASIVGEGAGDIIQLVGYAMSNGMKLTSLTNFISPYPTRTEVVKRAASAHFSGAVFGRPARLLVSLLQRIA from the coding sequence ATGAGTGATGATGCGACCGCCAAGCAGAATGCCCGCGCGCCCATCCCGGGCGAGCAGTCCCCTGACAAGGTAAATACTGAGCCTGCGCCCCACTCGGTTGGCGCCGCGCCGCATCGCAATCTCAAGGCTGATCTGGTCGTCATCGGCGCCGGGTCTGGCGGTCTCTCAGCGGCTGCCGGAGCGGCCATGCTGGGGCTGAAGGTCGTTCTGTTTGAAAAGGGCGAGATGGGCGGCGACTGCCTCAACTCCGGCTGCGTGCCGTCAAAGGCGCTGATCTCTGCTGCGAAATACGCCGCTTCGGCGCGCGAGGGCGTCGATTATGGCATTGTCACGGGTACGCCGGTGACGGACTGGCAGAAGGTGCAGGCGCATATCCGCTCTGCCATTGATACGATCGCGCCCGTCGACAGCCAGGAACGGTTTGAAGGCCTTGGCGTCACCGTTATCCGCGAACATGCGAAATTCTCGGACCCCCAGACGATCAATTCGCCCAGCGCGACCGTGAAGGCGCGCCGGATCGTTATTGCGACCGGCTCACGCGCTTTCATTCCGCCCGTGCCGGGCCTTGCGACGGTCAACTATCTTACCAATGAGACCATTTTCGATATCGACAAGCTGCCGCTTCACCTGATCATCCTTGGCGGCGGGCCGATCGGGATGGAAATGGCGCAGGCTTTCCGCCGCCTCGGCTCTGAGGTCACGGTTGTCGAGATGGGCCGCGTGCTCGCCTCGTCTGATGAGGACCATGCCAGGGTCGCTGCTGACACTCTCCGCGATGAGGGTGTGACGCTGCTGGAGGGCTATGAGGCCGCCAGCGTCAGTGAAAGCGACGGCACGATCGTGCTGGAAGCTGAAGGTCCGGACGGCAAGAAGATCGTGCGCGGCAGCCACCTCCTCGTTGCGGCTGGCCGCCAGCCGGTGCTGGATGGGCTCGATCTTGAAGTCGGCGACGTCGAATACGACAAGCGCGGCATCAAGGTCAGCCAGAAGCTGCGCTCGATCTCCAACAAGCGGGTCTGGGCGCTAGGCGATGTCGCGGGGATGGGTCAGTTCACCCACCTTGCCGGTTGGCATGCGTCTGTGCTGGTGCGCCGGGCTTTCTTCAAGCAGGGCTCGCGCGCCGACAGCCTGCCACTGCCAGCGGTGACGTACACCTCGCCGGAGGTTGCGCAGGTCGGCCTCACCGAAGCGACGGCGCGGAAGCAGTTTGGCGACAAGGTCGAGACGTCCGTCTTTGCCTTCGAGGAGAATGACCGCGCCATTGCCGAGGGCAAGACCAAGGGCGAATGCAAGCTCGTCATCCACAAAGGCAAGCTGGTCGGCGCGTCGATTGTGGGCGAGGGCGCGGGCGATATCATCCAGCTGGTCGGCTATGCCATGTCGAACGGAATGAAGCTGACATCGCTCACCAATTTCATCTCGCCCTACCCGACGCGGACCGAAGTCGTGAAGCGGGCGGCGAGCGCGCATTTCTCTGGCGCCGTGTTCGGCCGGCCCGCGCGCCTTCTTGTCAGCTTGCTTCAACGCATCGCCTAG
- a CDS encoding P1 family peptidase, producing the protein MSRPGPKNLITDVPGIEVGNAENRDVLTGTTVIVADEPATAACAVAGGGPGTRETDLLRADTMVEQVDAVVLSGGSAYGLAAADGVSAKLGAMGRGYGLKDLPGVPKTPIVPAAILYDLANGGDKGWGEQPPYRLLGEEAFENRAKSFPLGNVGCGLGANAGAHAGGLGSASLRTADGITIGALAGVNCFGSVFMPGTTCFWAWPYEQNGEFGNHRPGEGYNPDPEEWGDAKMNPQPGQNTTIACIATDAALSPAQAHRVAQMALSGFSRAIRPVFAPFDGDALFVLSTGKIPLEEPSPISLTRIGELAASTLARAIARGVYEADQ; encoded by the coding sequence ATGTCCCGGCCCGGCCCAAAAAATCTCATCACCGACGTTCCAGGAATCGAGGTCGGCAATGCGGAAAACCGGGACGTGCTGACCGGTACGACCGTCATTGTCGCGGATGAGCCCGCAACGGCCGCCTGCGCGGTCGCCGGAGGTGGACCCGGCACACGCGAGACGGATCTTCTGCGTGCCGACACGATGGTTGAGCAGGTCGATGCCGTCGTGCTGTCGGGCGGCAGTGCCTATGGTCTCGCTGCCGCAGATGGTGTGTCAGCGAAACTCGGCGCGATGGGGCGCGGCTATGGCCTGAAGGACCTTCCGGGCGTGCCAAAAACGCCAATCGTTCCAGCGGCCATTCTCTATGACCTTGCCAATGGCGGCGACAAGGGCTGGGGCGAACAGCCGCCCTATCGCCTGCTTGGTGAAGAAGCGTTTGAGAACCGGGCGAAGTCCTTCCCGCTCGGCAATGTTGGTTGCGGGCTTGGTGCAAATGCTGGTGCGCACGCAGGCGGGCTTGGCTCTGCCTCGCTTCGCACGGCTGACGGGATCACGATCGGCGCCCTTGCGGGGGTGAACTGCTTCGGCTCGGTCTTTATGCCGGGGACAACCTGCTTCTGGGCCTGGCCGTATGAGCAGAATGGTGAGTTTGGCAATCATCGCCCGGGCGAGGGCTATAATCCTGACCCCGAAGAATGGGGCGATGCAAAGATGAACCCTCAGCCCGGCCAGAACACGACGATTGCGTGTATCGCGACCGATGCAGCGCTTAGCCCGGCGCAGGCGCACCGCGTCGCCCAGATGGCGCTTTCGGGTTTCTCCCGCGCGATCAGACCGGTTTTCGCACCTTTCGATGGGGATGCGCTGTTCGTTCTGTCGACCGGCAAGATCCCTCTGGAAGAGCCCTCACCCATTTCCCTGACGCGCATCGGAGAGCTTGCCGCTTCCACGCTCGCAAGGGCGATTGCACGGGGTGTATATGAGGCAGATCAGTAG
- a CDS encoding HAMP domain-containing histidine kinase produces MREPEANTTNRRGLFDSLSVRLFLVTIGVILLIEFIIFLPSAANYRESWLNERVQAARIAALSLEAAPSRMVSEELSNDLLMRAEVLAVAELSDDMREQILPPAMPLEGPMKEIDMMSESYFGEIGETLETLLAEDGRMLVIRGMGSGEGRVLEVILPEAPLKRGLTAYAARILIVSLIVSITAAMLIYFLLIALVVRPIQRVTQAVIQFRQDPGSWTRRLGPTSRRDEIGRAQNALADMEEAVSDSFRQRERLAQLGEAVAKINHDLRNTLATAQLASDALSTSDDPRVQRAVPRLERALERAIGLASDTLRYGRSSTPVARLQMVRLAETVSEAAMEGIGDTGQVRFANEIDPGLTGYCDPDHLYRIAANLIRNAVEAMGEAGGTITVSGDPTRIDFADTGPGLPKRAQENLFKPFAASSRRDGTGLGLSLSRDLARAMGGELSLVETSEAGTRFRLTLPAAPPAK; encoded by the coding sequence TTGCGTGAGCCTGAAGCGAATACGACCAACCGACGCGGGCTGTTCGACAGCCTGAGCGTGCGGCTATTCCTCGTTACGATCGGCGTGATCCTGCTGATCGAATTCATCATTTTCCTGCCGAGCGCCGCCAATTATCGCGAAAGCTGGCTGAATGAGCGCGTGCAGGCGGCACGTATTGCGGCCCTCTCACTCGAGGCCGCGCCAAGCCGCATGGTGTCCGAAGAGCTATCCAACGACTTGCTTATGCGCGCCGAAGTGCTGGCCGTGGCTGAGCTCAGCGACGATATGCGCGAGCAGATCCTGCCGCCCGCCATGCCGCTCGAAGGGCCGATGAAAGAGATCGACATGATGTCGGAGAGCTATTTCGGCGAGATTGGCGAGACGCTGGAGACCCTGCTGGCAGAGGACGGACGGATGCTGGTCATTCGCGGCATGGGCTCTGGCGAGGGGCGCGTGCTGGAAGTCATCCTACCAGAAGCGCCGCTGAAGCGAGGGCTAACCGCCTATGCCGCGCGGATCCTGATCGTGTCGCTCATCGTCTCGATCACGGCGGCGATGCTGATCTATTTCCTCCTGATCGCGCTTGTCGTGCGGCCCATCCAGCGGGTGACGCAGGCCGTCATCCAGTTCAGGCAGGATCCGGGCAGCTGGACGCGGCGGCTGGGGCCGACTTCGCGGCGCGATGAGATTGGCCGCGCGCAGAATGCCCTGGCCGACATGGAAGAGGCCGTTTCCGACAGCTTCCGCCAGCGCGAGCGGCTGGCTCAGCTTGGCGAGGCGGTCGCCAAGATCAATCACGACCTCAGAAACACGCTCGCCACCGCGCAGCTTGCATCTGATGCCCTCTCGACGTCTGATGACCCACGCGTACAGCGCGCCGTCCCGCGGCTCGAACGCGCGCTGGAGCGGGCTATCGGCCTTGCAAGCGACACGCTGCGCTATGGACGCTCATCCACGCCAGTGGCGCGTCTGCAGATGGTGAGGCTGGCCGAAACGGTGAGCGAGGCGGCCATGGAAGGGATTGGCGATACCGGTCAGGTCCGCTTCGCCAATGAGATCGACCCCGGCCTCACCGGCTATTGCGACCCGGATCATCTCTACCGGATCGCGGCGAACCTGATCCGCAATGCGGTGGAAGCCATGGGAGAGGCTGGCGGGACGATCACCGTGTCCGGCGACCCGACCCGCATCGATTTTGCAGATACTGGCCCGGGCCTGCCAAAGCGGGCGCAGGAGAACCTCTTCAAGCCTTTCGCCGCTTCATCGAGGCGGGATGGGACGGGGCTTGGCCTGTCGCTGTCGCGTGACCTTGCCCGCGCCATGGGCGGGGAGCTTTCGCTGGTAGAGACCAGCGAGGCGGGCACGCGGTTCAGGCTGACCCTTCCCGCTGCGCCGCCTGCCAAATAG